The Fimbriimonadaceae bacterium nucleotide sequence GGACGACTCACACATTCGCAGCTTGCTGGCAAGCATTTCGCTCTCCTATCCAATTGGTGCGGTCATGATGTTGGAGACAGGCAACCCGGATGTCAAGTTCAAGCCTCGTCCGGTCGAAGGCGTAGAGCTTGAGCAGGGGGTGAATCCAGACCGCTATATTCTCGATGGTCAGCAACGGCTCACATCCTTGTTTCAATCGGTCTTTTTAGCCAAAGCAGTGAGGACTCGGGATGCAAGAGGAAAGGCGCTCGACCGCCTCTACTACATCAAAATGGAAGCATCGCTCGACCCCGATGGCGACCGTGAAGAAGCCATCATTGGAATCCCTGCCGACAAAAAGGTGCGCAACTTCCGGAACGAAGTTTTGGTGGACTATTCGAACGCAGACTCCGAGTATGAGGCGCTGCTGTTTCCCCTCAATCAAGTCTTCCATACTTACAACTGGCGAGCCGGGTTTAACAAACATTGGGAGCATGCTCCTGAGAAGACAAAGCTCTTCGATGACTTCGAGCAGAATGTCTTGGAAGCATTTAGAAAGTACCAAGTCCCGGTCATTCTCCTAAAGAAGCAGACTCCCAAGGATGCCGTCTGTCAGGTCTTCGAGAAGGTCAATACCGGCGGTGTTTCACTGACCGTATTCGAACTTGTCACTGCGACCTTCGCGGCAGAAGAATTTGACCTTCGGGAGGATTGGGAAGGGGCGCGAAGTCCAACGGGGAAGAAGGTCGGGGATGGGAGGGGCGACAGACTGCGCAAACAGCCTGTCTTAAGGGGGGTCACAGCTCCCGATTTCCTGTCGACGGTCACCCTTTTATCAACATGGCACAGGAAGCAATCCAGCCCTGAATCGGCCGTGAGCTGCAAGCGGGCAGACATACTGAGATTGCGTCTCGCCGATTACAAGCAGTGGGCAGACCGAGTAACCCAAGGATTCGAGAGCGCGGCTCGGTTTCTGATGAGGGAGAAGATATTCAGCTCCGACCAACTGCCTTATTCAACCCAGCTTGTCCCACTGGCTGCCATATACGTTGCGCTCGGAGATAAGGCAGAGTCGGATGCTGTGCGAAGCAAGCTCACCCGATGGTACTGGTGTGGCGTCTTTGGCGAGCTCTACGGCAGTACGGTGGAAAGCCGATTTGCAAAGGACCTGCCGGAAGTCTTAGCCTGGGTCAACGGAGGAGAGGAGCCGAGCACGGTCCAAGAGTGCAACTTTTCGCCAGGAAGATTGCATACATTGAGAACGAGGCGTAGCGCAGCGTACAAGGGGCTCTCGGCGATACTGATACGCAACGGGGGCTTGGACTTTCGGACGGGCGACCCCATCGACCTCCAGCTCTACTTTGATGATAAAATCGACGTTCACCACATCTTTCCTCAGGACTACTGCAGAAAGAGAGGAATCGACGCTCGGCTCTACGACTCCATCGTCAACAAAACACCGCTTTCGGCTAAGACGAATCGAATCATAGGCGGTCGGACGCCCTCCGAATACCTCGGCAGGCTAAGCAGTTCAATGGGGATGGACGAAGGTCGATTAGATGAAATTCTGCAATCTCATTTGGTGGATGTTGCCGCAATGAGAGCCGATGACTTCACGGCTCATTTCGAGGCACGTCAGGAAGCTTTGCTGCAACACATCGAGCAGGCAACCGGCAAGAGAATCGCGCGGCAAGCTATCGATAGCGACGAGGATGACGAGTTTAACGATAATGGCCAGGAAGAAGGCAACGAATGAGTTCTAATTACGACAAGCTGCTCGCGAAGCTGACCGAGATGTTCCAGCTCGACCAGGCGGACCTCGATTTCGGCATCTACCGAATCATGAACTCGAAGCGAGACGAGATTGTCCGATTCCTGGAGAAGGATTTGCTGCCGCAGGTCAAGTCAGTTCTCGCAACTGCTCAGGGAGACATTGAAACGGCTGGAGCAGAGGAACTTACTACCCTCGAAAAGCAAATTCGTGACGCAGGGATGAATCCCGATGACAGTCCGAAGGTTCAAGAGCTTCGCGCCAAGTATGCCGGTGGCGGAGACATTGGGGCGCTTGAACAAGAAGTCTTCAACCACCTCTATAGCTTCTTCCGCCGATACTACGATGAAGGTGATTTCCTGAGCCTGCGCCGGTACAAGGAAGGCGTCTATGCCATCCCCTATGAGGGCGAAGAAGTCAAACTCCACTGGGCAAACGCCGACCAGTATTACATCAAGACCGCCGAGCACTTCCGCGACTTCATCTTCAAGGTCGGCCCAGAAAAAGGACAACGGCGGGTGCACTTCAAGCTGGTTGAAGCTCAAACTGAAAAGGACAACAATAAGGAGCAGGAGAAGCGCGTCTTCATCCTCTCAGAGGAGAACCCGGTCGTCGAAGAGAACGGCGAGCTCATCATCCGGTTCGAGTATCGGAACGACTCGGCAAATCGAAAGCAGAAAGACCTGTCTGAGGCAGCGATCACTATCATCTTAGATGCTGCCCCAGCTAGCTGGAAAGCTCTGCTGACCATACCAACCGACAAAGACCCGAATCGAACCATCCTTGCGAAGCGGTTGAACGACTTCACCGCCCGAAACACGTTCGACTATTTCATCCACAAAGACCTAGGCGGATTCCTGCGTCGGGAGCTCGATTTCTACATTAAGAACGAAGTAATGCACCTCGACGACATCGAGAACGAAGCAGCACCGAAGGTCGAGCAATATCTCGCGAAAGTTCGAGCGATTCGTCGGGTCGCCAGCAAAATCATAGAGTTTCTCGCTCAACTGGAAGAGTTCCAAAAGGCGCTCTGGCTCAAGAAGAAGTTCGTGGTTTCCTGCGATTATCTCGTCACTCTCGACCTAGTGCCAATCGAGCTGTATCCGGCTATCATCGAGAACGAGTGTCAAATCGAAGATTGGTTGCGTAATTTCGCAATCGAAGACTTAAAGGACACGCTCGAAGCCAAGGGGTATTCGACCCCAGTTACTGAAGCTTTTCTGAAGTCGCACCCTAATCTCACCATTGACACTCGGCACTTCGGTGAGGATTTCAAAGTCAGATTAATCGGAGCGCAGAGTTCGCTGGATGAAACTATCACCGGCTTCGCCATCCAAGGTGACAATTTTCAAACCTTGAGATTGACGTCGCGCTATCTTAAGCGCAGGGTTTCAAGCATCTACATAGACCCGCCATACAACGCCAAATCATCGGAGATTCTGTACAAGAACGATTATAAGCATGCATCCTGGCTCTCGTTGATGCAAGACAGATTGTCACCGGCAAAGCACCTCCTCAAAGAGGACGGCGTGCTGGTAGTTGCGATTGACGAAGTGGAGCAGGAGCGCCTAGGGCAGCTCATTTCCAATCTTTTCCCAGGCTTTGAAAAGAGCTGTATTGTCGTAAACCACAACCCATCGGGACAGCAGGGAGACAACTTCTCATTTACCCACGAATATGCATACTTCGTCTATCCTCGACCAGGACGTTACATCGCAGAACAGACGCGTGAGAATCCAGATGACTGGGATGACCGGAATTTCCGTGATGTCACTGGCGATGAGTCACTTAGGACTGCGGCCGCCAATTGCTTCTACCCAATCTTAGTCAAGGACGGTGAAGTCGAGGGGTTCGGAGACGTTTGCCCAGAGGACTGCCATCCACCAATCAATGTCGAGCTGGACGGTGGTGTCATCGCTGTCTACCCCGTTGACCCCAATGGCATCGAACGCAAGTGGAGGTTCGCCAGACAGACGGTTGAGAGCGTAAAGCACGAACTCAAAGTACATCAGCTCGGGCGACGAGGTGTGATTGACATAAAGCGTGTGAAGAAGACCTTCAACTACAAGTCAAATTGGGTCGACGCCCGCTACTCGGCAAACAACCACGGAACTCAGCTGCTTAACCAGATGATTCCCAATGCCCCGGTGTCGTATCCGAAATCACTCTATACCGTCAGAGACAGCGTTCTTGCCTCACTAGGCGGTAAGCCAAGCGGTTGGGTGGTCGACTATTTCGCTGGCTCAGGCACAACGGGTCACGCTGTCATAGCCTTGAATCGTGAAGACCTAGGCAAGCGACGCTTCTTGCTGGTTGAAATGGGCACTTACTTTGACACGGTTCTTGTCCCTCGCCTCAGAAAGGCTATGTATTCCAGTTCATGGACTGCGGGCAAGCCGCAGGCAATGGATGGCGTGTCCGGTTTCATAAAAGTGTTTCGAATTGAAGCTTACGAGGACTCACTGGCTAACCTGTCATTTCGCTCGCCCAACCCCGACCAAGCCAAACTTGTGGATTCGAATGATGGCGTACGAGAAGGCTACATGCTCCGCTACATACTGAATGCGGAAACGAGCGGTAGTCTGTCAACTCTCAACATTCAATCCTTCGACCATCCATTTGAGTACAAGCTTAAGGTTGCCGCTGACACCGTTGGCGAGACGAGGGAAGTCAACGTTGACCTGGTTGAGACGTTCAACTGGCTTCTCGGGCTCCGCGTCCACACGATGGACGTGATTCGCGGCTTCCATATTGTCACTGGTCGGTTGCCAGGGCAAGGCAACAGCGAGAACGGCGACAAGGCGCTCATCATCTGGCGCGACACGACCGAGAACCCGAACGAAAAGCTCGACGAGTTCTTTGGCAAGCAAGCCTACAACACGCTCGACCAGGAGTTCGATGTCATCTACGTGAACGGCGACAACAACCTGCAGAACCTGAGAAAGGACGACC carries:
- a CDS encoding DUF262 domain-containing protein, translating into MAEITAFSSDKEFLDALLKGISEGKTQLPEFQRGWVWDDSHIRSLLASISLSYPIGAVMMLETGNPDVKFKPRPVEGVELEQGVNPDRYILDGQQRLTSLFQSVFLAKAVRTRDARGKALDRLYYIKMEASLDPDGDREEAIIGIPADKKVRNFRNEVLVDYSNADSEYEALLFPLNQVFHTYNWRAGFNKHWEHAPEKTKLFDDFEQNVLEAFRKYQVPVILLKKQTPKDAVCQVFEKVNTGGVSLTVFELVTATFAAEEFDLREDWEGARSPTGKKVGDGRGDRLRKQPVLRGVTAPDFLSTVTLLSTWHRKQSSPESAVSCKRADILRLRLADYKQWADRVTQGFESAARFLMREKIFSSDQLPYSTQLVPLAAIYVALGDKAESDAVRSKLTRWYWCGVFGELYGSTVESRFAKDLPEVLAWVNGGEEPSTVQECNFSPGRLHTLRTRRSAAYKGLSAILIRNGGLDFRTGDPIDLQLYFDDKIDVHHIFPQDYCRKRGIDARLYDSIVNKTPLSAKTNRIIGGRTPSEYLGRLSSSMGMDEGRLDEILQSHLVDVAAMRADDFTAHFEARQEALLQHIEQATGKRIARQAIDSDEDDEFNDNGQEEGNE
- a CDS encoding site-specific DNA-methyltransferase, coding for MSSNYDKLLAKLTEMFQLDQADLDFGIYRIMNSKRDEIVRFLEKDLLPQVKSVLATAQGDIETAGAEELTTLEKQIRDAGMNPDDSPKVQELRAKYAGGGDIGALEQEVFNHLYSFFRRYYDEGDFLSLRRYKEGVYAIPYEGEEVKLHWANADQYYIKTAEHFRDFIFKVGPEKGQRRVHFKLVEAQTEKDNNKEQEKRVFILSEENPVVEENGELIIRFEYRNDSANRKQKDLSEAAITIILDAAPASWKALLTIPTDKDPNRTILAKRLNDFTARNTFDYFIHKDLGGFLRRELDFYIKNEVMHLDDIENEAAPKVEQYLAKVRAIRRVASKIIEFLAQLEEFQKALWLKKKFVVSCDYLVTLDLVPIELYPAIIENECQIEDWLRNFAIEDLKDTLEAKGYSTPVTEAFLKSHPNLTIDTRHFGEDFKVRLIGAQSSLDETITGFAIQGDNFQTLRLTSRYLKRRVSSIYIDPPYNAKSSEILYKNDYKHASWLSLMQDRLSPAKHLLKEDGVLVVAIDEVEQERLGQLISNLFPGFEKSCIVVNHNPSGQQGDNFSFTHEYAYFVYPRPGRYIAEQTRENPDDWDDRNFRDVTGDESLRTAAANCFYPILVKDGEVEGFGDVCPEDCHPPINVELDGGVIAVYPVDPNGIERKWRFARQTVESVKHELKVHQLGRRGVIDIKRVKKTFNYKSNWVDARYSANNHGTQLLNQMIPNAPVSYPKSLYTVRDSVLASLGGKPSGWVVDYFAGSGTTGHAVIALNREDLGKRRFLLVEMGTYFDTVLVPRLRKAMYSSSWTAGKPQAMDGVSGFIKVFRIEAYEDSLANLSFRSPNPDQAKLVDSNDGVREGYMLRYILNAETSGSLSTLNIQSFDHPFEYKLKVAADTVGETREVNVDLVETFNWLLGLRVHTMDVIRGFHIVTGRLPGQGNSENGDKALIIWRDTTENPNEKLDEFFGKQAYNTLDQEFDVIYVNGDNNLQNLRKDDQTWKVRLIEEEFHRLMWDVEGI